Proteins encoded by one window of Mariniplasma anaerobium:
- a CDS encoding beta-N-acetylhexosaminidase — protein sequence MNIKGIEIIKEIQNIKAYTAFKFDGIDSIEFKVFDDYDYQIIKTNKTYVVYYRLQRDIYAALGYILSHKNHKDYDIKRSRKLKSLGYMIDCARNAVPTIDTLKRQVVNLSLMGYTYIGLYLEDLFELDDQEEFGYMRGRYTTSQISDLITFSKRFDIKVIPYIQTLAHLNAIFKHAKYNAVLDTADILLVDEPKTYELIEKMLVTAQSMFHTNEINIGMDEAWQLGLGKYLNRNGYQNRMDIMLNHLDKVLDICKKNNIKASMWADMFFHLKGGAYFSKGVTSFDDIKDMIPSDVELIYWDYYHTDQKDYDDKFASLKTLTSNYGFAGGAWKWVGFAPFNGFSEKASIPAIEACKKANVDHFVVTSWGDNGAEASMFSILPSLLFISQSFYEDDLTDENKFLYGLTGYSKNQWMSLDLLNQIYPSKEIKTVNPSKYLLFEDLLLGDSRIKLHKDYEKSYQDIKDIIEPLTTIDSPYVYIFNTLYDLSFILSIKSTLSIKLYELYHKKDKEGLLDLATIDLSETIDLIKQFYKDFNYQWHYENKPYGFEVQSYRFGGLIQRLEDIKIKVLDYVKGNISSIEELDHRILNLADEDDPFLGCIYYNQFIKYVTFGTF from the coding sequence ATGAATATAAAAGGCATTGAGATTATTAAAGAAATTCAAAACATCAAAGCTTATACAGCATTTAAATTTGATGGCATAGATTCAATTGAATTTAAAGTTTTTGATGATTATGATTATCAAATTATTAAAACTAATAAGACTTATGTGGTTTATTATAGATTACAAAGAGATATTTATGCAGCTCTTGGTTATATCTTAAGTCATAAAAATCATAAGGATTATGATATTAAAAGATCAAGAAAATTAAAATCCTTAGGTTATATGATAGATTGCGCAAGAAATGCTGTGCCTACAATAGATACACTGAAAAGACAAGTGGTTAACCTATCTTTGATGGGCTATACATATATAGGGCTTTATTTAGAAGATTTATTTGAACTTGATGACCAAGAAGAGTTTGGATACATGAGAGGACGTTATACAACCTCTCAAATTAGTGATTTAATCACTTTTTCTAAACGCTTTGATATCAAGGTTATTCCATATATTCAAACGCTAGCACACTTAAATGCTATATTTAAGCATGCTAAGTATAATGCTGTGTTAGATACAGCTGACATTTTACTTGTTGATGAGCCTAAAACTTATGAACTGATTGAAAAGATGTTAGTTACAGCTCAAAGTATGTTTCATACAAATGAAATTAATATTGGTATGGATGAAGCATGGCAATTAGGTCTCGGTAAATACTTAAATCGTAACGGATATCAAAATAGAATGGATATTATGTTAAACCATTTAGATAAAGTTTTAGATATATGCAAGAAAAATAATATCAAAGCTTCAATGTGGGCTGATATGTTTTTCCATTTAAAAGGTGGAGCATACTTTTCAAAAGGTGTCACATCTTTTGATGACATTAAAGATATGATTCCTAGTGATGTAGAACTTATCTATTGGGATTATTATCATACAGATCAGAAAGATTACGATGATAAATTTGCGTCCCTTAAAACACTTACCTCAAATTATGGATTTGCAGGTGGGGCTTGGAAATGGGTAGGCTTTGCACCATTTAATGGTTTCTCTGAAAAAGCAAGTATACCTGCCATTGAGGCATGTAAAAAAGCTAATGTAGATCATTTTGTTGTCACATCATGGGGAGATAATGGAGCAGAAGCATCGATGTTTTCAATTCTTCCAAGTCTTTTATTCATTTCACAATCATTTTATGAAGATGATCTAACTGATGAAAACAAATTTTTATATGGATTAACTGGTTATAGTAAAAATCAATGGATGAGTTTGGATTTATTAAACCAAATTTATCCATCTAAAGAAATTAAAACAGTCAATCCATCTAAATATCTATTATTTGAGGATCTATTATTAGGTGATTCACGTATCAAACTACATAAAGATTATGAAAAATCATATCAAGATATTAAAGATATAATTGAACCTCTTACAACTATCGACTCACCTTACGTATATATCTTTAATACACTTTATGATTTATCATTTATTTTATCTATTAAATCAACGTTAAGTATTAAATTATATGAACTTTATCACAAGAAAGATAAAGAAGGATTATTAGATCTAGCAACTATCGATTTATCAGAAACTATTGATTTGATTAAACAATTTTATAAAGATTTTAACTATCAATGGCATTATGAGAATAAACCTTATGGATTTGAAGTTCAATCTTATCGTTTTGGTGGATTAATTCAAAGATTAGAAGACATTAAAATAAAGGTATTAGATTATGTAAAAGGCAATATTTCTTCAATTGAAGAATTAGATCATAGAATCTTAAATTTAGCAGATGAAGATGATCCATTTCTTGGATGTATCTATTATAATCAATTTATAAAATATGTAACATTTGGAACATTTTAA
- a CDS encoding GNAT family N-acetyltransferase has translation MASDSKDMLVDLYQPIIKELNSTYEIKRVLSPNSDKVLKFIEDNFSLGWVSEAKAGLYKPNPTCFIAVDQDKIIGFACYDATAKDYFGPTGVDESYRGQGIGKALLLKCLVSMKHDGYGYAIIGGVEPKNWVFYEKASGATPIDNSKKIYTRMV, from the coding sequence ATGGCTAGTGATTCTAAAGATATGTTGGTTGATTTATATCAACCCATCATAAAAGAACTTAATTCTACTTATGAAATTAAAAGAGTTTTATCACCAAATAGTGATAAAGTATTAAAATTTATTGAAGATAATTTTTCTCTAGGATGGGTATCAGAAGCTAAAGCTGGATTATATAAACCAAATCCTACTTGTTTTATCGCCGTAGATCAAGATAAAATCATTGGTTTTGCTTGTTATGATGCGACTGCTAAAGATTATTTCGGTCCAACTGGAGTAGATGAAAGTTATAGAGGGCAAGGTATTGGTAAAGCTCTACTATTAAAATGTTTGGTTTCTATGAAGCATGATGGATATGGATATGCAATCATTGGTGGTGTTGAACCTAAGAATTGGGTATTTTATGAAAAAGCATCAGGAGCTACTCCAATAGACAATAGTAAAAAAATATACACTCGCATGGTTTAA
- a CDS encoding M3 family oligoendopeptidase: MKNWDLSDLYKGFDEAYENDLKKLDKKIDDLKSYILYQKQENDTQYIEGYIKREEAITILSRTLGSFASLTMATNVNDENGPRYLAKMQQIFRKVTAEQVIFQRYLTSVDLDKLAEHSKAIRTYLYVLKREQDDAKHLLSEKEEVLYAKMREFASSSWGQLHSLTTANLPVDYDEKEITLSEVRNLAYDADPKVRKAAFEAELKAYEKIDDQVALALSNIKREVTTMNELRGYDSALSKTLFQSKMTDKTLNAMLSAMLEYRPYFAEYLKAKSKYLDHKGSLPFYDLFAPVGKLTKTYTYEEAQKIIKDAFYGYSKRLGDFATKAFDNNWVDPFPKKGKRGGAFCSNQPQIKQSRIMSNFTGSLSDVLTLAHELGHGYHGEVISDNKPLHWSYPMPLAETASIFCETIVNNYLLKQLSKDEEKLSVLENSLQGDTQVIIDILSRYIFETKLFEHSHGPINKNQMKALMMDAQKEAYTDGLNVYTLHPYMWLNKGHYYSAGLNFYNFPYAFGLLFGKGLYAAYLKNPDKFLNNYDDLLTLTTKTSVEEAANSMDIDVTSKDFWISSLEQVKKDIDEVISLFNK; the protein is encoded by the coding sequence ATGAAAAACTGGGATTTAAGCGATTTATACAAAGGCTTTGATGAAGCATATGAAAATGACTTAAAGAAACTAGATAAAAAAATTGATGACTTAAAGAGCTACATTCTATATCAAAAACAAGAAAATGATACACAGTATATCGAAGGGTATATTAAACGTGAAGAAGCTATAACGATATTATCAAGAACTTTAGGCTCATTTGCATCTTTAACAATGGCTACAAATGTTAATGATGAAAATGGACCTCGCTATTTAGCAAAAATGCAACAAATCTTTAGAAAAGTCACTGCAGAGCAAGTGATTTTCCAAAGATACTTAACAAGTGTTGATTTAGATAAATTAGCTGAACATTCTAAGGCTATAAGAACTTATCTTTATGTCTTAAAAAGAGAACAAGATGATGCTAAACATTTATTAAGTGAAAAAGAAGAAGTATTATATGCAAAAATGAGAGAGTTTGCTTCATCAAGTTGGGGTCAACTTCATTCTCTAACTACTGCAAATCTTCCAGTTGATTATGATGAAAAAGAAATCACATTAAGTGAAGTTAGAAATCTTGCATATGATGCTGATCCTAAAGTTAGAAAAGCAGCATTTGAAGCAGAATTAAAAGCTTATGAAAAAATAGATGATCAAGTTGCTTTAGCTTTATCTAATATTAAACGAGAAGTAACAACTATGAATGAATTACGTGGTTATGATTCTGCATTGTCTAAAACATTATTTCAATCTAAAATGACAGACAAAACTCTAAATGCAATGCTTTCAGCAATGTTAGAATATAGACCATATTTTGCAGAATATCTAAAAGCTAAATCTAAATATTTAGATCATAAAGGATCACTTCCATTTTATGATTTATTTGCGCCAGTTGGAAAATTAACTAAGACTTATACATATGAAGAAGCACAAAAAATCATTAAAGATGCGTTTTATGGCTATTCTAAGCGCCTAGGAGATTTTGCGACTAAAGCATTTGATAACAATTGGGTTGATCCATTTCCTAAAAAAGGTAAACGTGGCGGAGCGTTTTGTTCAAATCAACCACAAATTAAACAATCAAGAATTATGTCAAACTTTACAGGCTCTCTATCTGATGTCCTAACTTTAGCTCATGAACTTGGCCATGGATACCATGGTGAAGTGATTTCAGATAATAAACCACTTCATTGGTCTTATCCAATGCCTTTAGCAGAAACTGCATCAATATTCTGTGAAACTATTGTTAATAATTATTTATTAAAACAATTATCAAAAGATGAAGAAAAATTATCTGTATTAGAAAACTCTCTTCAAGGAGACACTCAAGTTATTATAGATATTTTATCTAGATATATATTTGAAACTAAATTATTTGAACATTCACATGGTCCAATTAATAAAAATCAAATGAAAGCTTTGATGATGGATGCTCAAAAAGAAGCATACACTGATGGACTTAATGTTTATACGCTCCATCCATATATGTGGCTTAATAAAGGACATTATTATAGTGCAGGACTAAATTTTTATAATTTTCCATATGCATTTGGATTGTTATTTGGAAAAGGATTATATGCAGCATATTTAAAAAATCCTGATAAGTTTTTAAATAACTATGATGATCTTTTAACACTTACGACTAAAACAAGTGTTGAAGAAGCAGCAAATTCTATGGATATTGATGTTACAAGTAAAGATTTTTGGATTTCATCTTTAGAACAAGTTAAAAAAGATATTGATGAAGTTATCTCGCTATTTAATAAATAA
- a CDS encoding inositol monophosphatase family protein: MIHMTYEKELNLIKNVTKKIYEDAILTVKKTSFKGEQDIVTSTDLYIERHLIDAIKSNFSDDFIHSEEYHNKTVLKDRTWLIDPIDGTSNYASNLGLYVVQIALYDKADIVLSYIYAPKFNKTYYAIKGKGAYLNDQKYHVSDQHDPSNFMISMVGLSHKQSETSYFKAILDLAIEHKYKTRMLGSIGLELALTSESIFNLFYTNVTNLWDLCPGVLLVREAGLLVVNENFETYKLGDQHLFVCRDTQTLNIIKEHILNLN; encoded by the coding sequence ATGATACATATGACATATGAAAAAGAATTAAACTTAATAAAAAATGTTACAAAAAAGATCTATGAAGATGCAATCCTTACCGTTAAAAAAACATCTTTTAAAGGTGAACAAGATATTGTTACCTCTACAGACCTTTATATTGAAAGACATTTGATTGATGCGATTAAGAGCAATTTTTCTGATGATTTTATTCATTCTGAAGAATATCACAATAAAACGGTTTTAAAGGATCGCACTTGGTTAATCGATCCAATTGACGGAACTAGTAATTACGCATCTAATTTAGGCTTATATGTCGTTCAAATCGCTTTATATGATAAAGCAGATATTGTTTTATCATATATTTATGCGCCTAAGTTTAATAAAACATATTATGCAATTAAAGGAAAAGGTGCTTATTTAAATGATCAAAAATATCATGTAAGTGATCAACATGATCCATCAAATTTTATGATTTCTATGGTAGGACTTAGTCATAAACAGTCAGAAACGTCTTATTTTAAAGCCATATTAGATTTAGCTATCGAGCATAAATATAAAACAAGAATGTTGGGATCTATTGGACTAGAGCTTGCCTTGACATCTGAGTCTATCTTTAATCTATTTTATACAAATGTTACAAACCTTTGGGATTTATGTCCTGGAGTCTTATTAGTAAGAGAAGCAGGACTTTTAGTTGTCAATGAGAATTTTGAAACATATAAATTAGGGGATCAACATTTATTTGTTTGTAGGGATACTCAAACTTTAAATATTATCAAAGAACATATCTTAAATCTTAATTGA
- the glnA gene encoding type I glutamate--ammonia ligase, with amino-acid sequence MKNYTRVDILNSAKENNVKYVRLQFTDMLGVVKNVEIPVTNLERALSNEIMFDGSSIQGFVRIDEADMYLYPDLSTWLILEWETLSEGKVARLICDIYTTEHVPFDGDPRFILKRNLERMKSLGFEKFNVGVEPEFFLFKLDEHGRPTMEFSDLGGYFDLAPIDGSEDVRRDIVLELEKMGFDMEVSHHEVAFGQHEINFHFDNALEACDNIQTFKIVVKNVARRHGYHATFMPKPIQGINGSGMHTNCSLSKDGVNLFYDPTTHNQLSETALKFIAGVMKHAQEFALVTNPTVNSYKRLVPGYEAPCYISWSDANRSTMIRIPAARGNATRIEVRSVDASANPYLAISGVLASGLYGIENNLKTLSPIKKNLFKMSDAERKRLGIKNLPESLKEAVDNFSSSSLMKETIGDFLFEKLIEAKCREWNEYKVRVTPYELEKYLPII; translated from the coding sequence ATGAAAAACTATACAAGAGTCGATATACTTAATTCGGCTAAAGAAAATAACGTTAAATATGTGCGCCTACAATTTACTGATATGCTTGGTGTTGTTAAGAATGTAGAAATACCTGTAACCAATTTAGAGAGAGCTCTTTCTAATGAAATCATGTTTGATGGTTCATCCATTCAAGGTTTTGTTAGAATTGATGAAGCTGATATGTATTTATATCCTGATTTATCTACTTGGCTTATTCTCGAATGGGAAACATTATCAGAAGGAAAAGTAGCAAGACTTATATGTGATATCTATACAACAGAACATGTTCCATTTGATGGAGATCCTCGATTTATATTAAAAAGAAATCTAGAACGCATGAAATCTTTGGGTTTTGAAAAGTTTAATGTAGGTGTAGAACCTGAGTTTTTCTTATTTAAACTTGATGAACACGGTAGACCTACTATGGAATTTTCTGATTTAGGTGGATATTTTGACCTAGCTCCAATTGATGGATCTGAAGATGTTAGACGTGATATCGTTTTAGAATTAGAGAAAATGGGATTTGACATGGAAGTTTCACATCATGAGGTAGCCTTTGGTCAACATGAAATCAATTTTCATTTTGATAATGCACTTGAAGCATGTGATAATATTCAAACATTTAAAATTGTTGTTAAAAACGTTGCAAGAAGACATGGTTATCATGCAACATTTATGCCAAAACCAATCCAAGGCATAAATGGATCAGGGATGCATACCAATTGTTCGCTATCAAAAGATGGAGTTAATCTATTTTATGATCCAACAACACATAATCAATTATCAGAAACAGCATTAAAATTTATCGCAGGCGTGATGAAACATGCTCAAGAATTTGCGCTTGTGACAAACCCTACTGTAAACTCTTATAAAAGACTTGTTCCAGGATATGAAGCACCATGCTACATCTCATGGAGCGATGCTAATCGCTCTACAATGATAAGAATACCTGCAGCAAGAGGAAATGCAACTCGTATAGAAGTTAGATCAGTTGATGCTTCAGCTAATCCATATCTTGCGATATCTGGTGTCTTAGCTTCTGGTTTGTATGGTATCGAAAACAATTTAAAGACTTTATCTCCAATTAAGAAGAACTTATTTAAAATGAGTGATGCTGAACGTAAACGTTTAGGCATTAAGAATCTTCCAGAATCATTAAAAGAAGCAGTTGATAATTTTTCATCTTCATCATTGATGAAAGAGACCATTGGAGATTTTTTATTTGAAAAATTAATTGAAGCTAAATGTAGAGAATGGAATGAATATAAAGTTAGAGTTACACCATATGAATTAGAAAAATATCTTCCAATTATTTAA
- a CDS encoding tyrosine-protein phosphatase: protein MIDIHTHILPKVDDGSQDIETSLKMIEIEIMQGVTDIILTPHIQSRVTKASKEEQIIAFNSLKEAVKQSKLDINLYLAGEIHYRSHLNTNYDDYAFGKHKYILMEFPTRIETPIEDICFDLMHMGYQVIVAHTERYQYLSMEDIIKIRETGALIQTNASSILNLDKSVDKKTVKMMIKNNLIDVIATDTHNLDKRPPNLMQAKKHLSKYYDDKSLNLLFNRIELTTF from the coding sequence ATGATAGATATTCATACTCATATTTTACCGAAAGTCGATGATGGCTCTCAAGATATAGAGACATCACTTAAAATGATTGAAATTGAAATTATGCAAGGTGTTACAGATATCATTTTGACACCACATATTCAATCAAGAGTTACAAAAGCTTCAAAAGAAGAACAAATCATTGCATTTAACTCATTAAAAGAAGCAGTTAAACAATCTAAATTAGATATAAATCTTTATTTAGCAGGAGAAATTCATTACAGAAGTCATCTCAATACAAATTATGATGATTATGCTTTTGGAAAACATAAATATATATTAATGGAATTTCCAACAAGAATTGAAACTCCAATTGAAGATATTTGTTTTGATTTAATGCACATGGGTTATCAAGTTATAGTTGCACATACAGAAAGATATCAGTATTTATCAATGGAAGATATCATCAAAATTAGAGAAACTGGAGCATTGATTCAAACCAATGCATCATCAATTCTAAACCTTGATAAAAGTGTAGATAAAAAAACTGTAAAAATGATGATTAAAAACAATTTAATTGATGTTATTGCAACAGACACACACAATTTAGATAAAAGACCTCCAAATTTAATGCAAGCAAAGAAACATTTAAGTAAATATTATGATGATAAATCTCTAAATTTATTATTTAATCGTATTGAATTAACCACTTTTTAG
- a CDS encoding YveK family protein has protein sequence MNEQNNDTQNEISLVDLYHIIRKNIVLIFAFTTLVAILAGVYAFVIADAKYASNADVMVQVEVDTAVEGSFDYSTAQKLLTTIAEYMSKDIVLDEVILDLDLDRTASNLRSNLTVTSSLTSYFINIKFIDEDPLVARQIVNSVIENAIDIANGNPAFTSLKDKITRTSFAQPGLYESPNKPLYLVIGIILGGIIGVGFVFIKEFLNNSYKTKEQLEAAFDIQVLGVIPTFEVKEDF, from the coding sequence ATGAATGAACAAAATAATGATACACAAAATGAAATAAGTTTAGTAGACCTATACCATATCATCAGAAAGAATATTGTCTTAATATTTGCGTTTACAACACTAGTTGCAATACTTGCTGGTGTATATGCATTTGTCATTGCTGATGCAAAATATGCATCCAATGCAGATGTGATGGTGCAAGTAGAAGTTGATACAGCTGTTGAAGGATCATTTGATTATTCTACTGCACAAAAATTATTAACTACAATTGCTGAATACATGTCAAAAGATATTGTCTTAGATGAAGTTATCCTTGATTTAGATTTAGATAGAACAGCAAGTAATCTAAGATCTAATTTAACTGTTACATCATCTTTAACCAGTTATTTTATTAATATTAAATTTATAGATGAAGATCCATTGGTTGCTAGACAAATTGTTAATTCAGTTATTGAAAATGCAATTGACATTGCAAATGGCAATCCAGCTTTCACATCTTTAAAAGATAAAATCACAAGAACATCATTTGCACAACCTGGTCTTTATGAATCTCCTAATAAACCTTTATATTTAGTAATAGGTATTATTTTAGGTGGTATCATTGGCGTTGGTTTTGTATTTATTAAAGAGTTTTTAAATAACTCATATAAGACAAAAGAACAACTTGAAGCTGCATTTGATATTCAAGTTTTAGGAGTCATTCCTACATTTGAAGTTAAGGAGGATTTCTAA
- a CDS encoding CpsD/CapB family tyrosine-protein kinase, whose amino-acid sequence MAKKKLKNFSIDRLINGERIEKYDYIITKQDPLSFVTESFQKVIINLDYANVDGDLKVIQFTSTLPSEGKSTFVSNLSYLLGQRGKKVIVIDLDLRKPKMNRVFGSPNKDGLTDYLSGKVSLEKAINHSEDLGIDFMTSGEKTSAIINVLEAKKLQDLIAQLKEEYDYVLLDTPPVIAVSDALYISKLADGVIFVVAQGKAKKSVVREAVSNLKNHGINIIGLVLTQVDLKSGVYGYGQNYAYYSDDDDDDDIK is encoded by the coding sequence ATGGCAAAAAAGAAGTTAAAGAATTTTTCAATTGATCGTTTAATTAATGGTGAACGAATTGAAAAATATGACTATATCATTACAAAACAAGATCCTTTATCATTTGTTACAGAATCTTTCCAAAAAGTTATTATCAATTTGGATTACGCAAATGTCGATGGAGATTTAAAAGTTATTCAATTTACATCTACTCTTCCTTCAGAAGGTAAATCAACATTTGTATCTAATTTATCCTATCTTTTAGGTCAAAGAGGTAAAAAAGTTATCGTTATTGATCTTGATTTAAGAAAACCAAAGATGAATCGTGTTTTTGGCTCTCCAAATAAAGATGGATTAACTGATTATTTATCAGGTAAGGTTTCTTTAGAAAAAGCAATCAATCATTCAGAAGATTTAGGTATTGATTTTATGACTTCTGGTGAAAAAACATCTGCCATCATCAATGTTTTAGAAGCTAAAAAACTACAAGACTTAATTGCACAATTAAAAGAAGAATATGATTATGTTTTATTAGATACTCCACCAGTTATTGCGGTATCTGATGCACTTTATATTTCTAAATTAGCTGATGGTGTCATTTTCGTTGTTGCACAAGGAAAAGCTAAGAAATCAGTAGTTAGAGAAGCAGTTAGCAATCTTAAAAATCATGGAATTAATATTATTGGACTTGTTTTAACACAAGTTGATTTAAAATCAGGCGTATATGGATATGGACAAAATTATGCTTATTATTCTGATGATGATGACGATGATGATATTAAATGA